The following nucleotide sequence is from Aneurinibacillus soli.
GCACTCGTATGTAAAAGGAAAAGAAAAAGGCTGTGAGGAAGTCGGCATTTATTCTGAGGTCGTGCGTCGCGACACTTCGATTACAGAAGAAGAGTTATTGAATCTGGTACGTGGATTTAATGAGAACCCGAACATTCATGGTATTCTTGTTCAACTCCCGCTGCCAAAACATATCTCCGAAAAGGCTGTCATTGACACAATCAGTCCAGCCAAAGATGTGGATGGTTTTACCCCGATTAATGTCGGCAATATGATGATCGGTGACGAATGCTTCCTTCCGTGCACGCCGCATGGTGTTATTGAACTCATCAAGCGTTCCGGTCAGGAAATTGCGGGTAAACATGCGGTTGTCGTAGGCCGAAGCAATATTGTAGGAAAGCCGGTTTCTATGTTATTATTGCAAGAAAATGCGACGGTTACGATCGCGCACTCACGCACGAAAGATCTGGCTTCCATTACGAAGCAGGCAGACATTCTCGTCGTGGCAGTCGGACGAGCTGGCATGATCGGACCTGAGCATGTACGGGACGGCGCAATCGTGATCGATGTCGGTGTAAACCGTAATGAAGCAGGCAAGCTGGTTGGCGATGTGAAATTCGATGAAGTGAAAGAAGTTGCTAGCTACATTACACCAGTGCCACGCGGCGTTGGACCGATGACGATTACGATGCTGTTGAAAAATACAGTCGAGTCAGCGAAGCGTCTGGCGAACTAGAAATAAAAGCAGGTAGAAGAGGGGACGGACAGGTGAACGAGAGCCGGGAGATTTTTTCAGTCAAGCAGCTTACACGCTATATTAAAGACCGGATTGAATTCGATGATGTACTGCAGAATGTGTGGGTGCAGGGTGAGCTTTCCAACTTTGTGCACCATTCACGCGGGCATATGTATTTTACGGTCAAAGATGAAGAAAGCAAAATCAAAGGCGTGATGTTTGCCGGACATAACCGGTATCTCAAGTTCCTTCCGAAAAACGGAACCCGGGTATTACTCCGTGGTTCCGTCTCTGTGTATGAGAGAGACGGGCAGTATCAGCTATATGTGAAAGAAATGCAGCCGGACGGAATCGGCAGTCTGTACCTGGCGTATGAGCAGCTCAAAGAACGGCTTGCGCAGGAAGGGTTGTTTGACCCTACACATAAACGTCCGCTTCCGGCTTATCCGCATACAGTTGGGGTCATTACATCTCCAACCGGGGCTGCGGTACGCGATATTATGACGACTATTCGGCGCAGGTATCCGCTTGCCCGCGTGCTGTTATTTCCAGTGGCTGTCCAGGGCGAGAGGGCAGTGCCATCGATTTGTCACGCTATTGAGGAAATGAACGTGCGCGGGGATGCGGATGTGTTAATTGTTGGACGTGGAGGCGGCTCGATTGAAGAATTATGGGCTTTTAATGAAGAAGCGGTAGCGCGTAGCATATATCGCTCCCATATTCCGGTTATTTCGGCTGTCGGACACGAAACGGATGTGACGATTGCGGATTTTGTAGCGGATGTGCGGGCTGCTACGCCGACAGCGGCGGCTGAACTGGCGGTTCCTCATATGGATGAGCTACGCGATCGGGTTGTGGTGCTGACCAGACGATTAGGAAGTGCGCTGCGCGGAGAAGTGCGGCAGATGCGTGTCCGACTTGACAAAGTGCAGCGTTCATACGTGCTGCGCCAGCCCGCCCGTCAGCTGATACAGCATGAGCAGCGGCTCGACCGGATGTGTGAGCGGCTTACGAATGCGATGGTTCGTACAGCGGAACGTCGAAAAGCCAGGCTTGAGAGGGTGCAGGAGAGGCTTGCGGCATACAGCCCTGCTACTGCTGTGCGTCGAAATCAGGATGGGGTGGCGATGTTATCTGCCCGTCTTGTTCGGGCGATGCAGGCTTGCTTACATACGAGAGAGCAGCAGCTTGACCGCAATCTTGCCAAACTTGATGCGCTCAGTCCGCTTAAAGTTATGCGGCGTGGCTATTCGCTTGTTTTCCGTCAGGATAAGAAAGATGCGAAGTTAGTGACAACGATTGATGGCGTACAGACAGGCGATGCGCTGACGGTTCGGCTTGCAGATGGATCGTTATCGTGTCGCGTAGAAGGAACGGAAAAGAGGGAGAACACATGAGCAAACGGAAGCAGGCGGAAGTGCCTTTTGAAGAAGCAATGCAAAAACTAGAAGAAGTTGTGGGGCAGCTCGAAGCAGGCGATGTACCGCTTGAGACGGCAATTGCCTTGTTCCAGGAAGGAATGGAGCTCTCGAAGCTGTGCAGCCGGAAATTATCTGATGTTGAACAAAAAATCGAGATGCTGCTTGAGCAGGAAGGCGAAACGACTGTCGTTCCGTTCGTACTGGAGGGAGAAGACAAGTGAGTGCAGCCGATTTTGAGTTATATATGAGAGAACGTGCCGAACTCGTAGGAGCACGGCTGATCGAGGAGATTACAAACGATGCCATTCCAGCTACGCTGCAAGAGGCGATGCTGTATTCACTGGCTGCAGGTGGCAAGCGACTGCGCCCCATTCTTTTATTAGCGGTGCTAGAAGCATTCGGCAAACCGCAGGTGTTAGGAATGCCTGCTGCTTGTGCGATCGAAATGATTCATACGTATTCGCTCATTCATGACGATTTGCCGGGGATGGATAATGATGATTTGCGTCGGGGACGTCCGACGAATCATAAAGTGTACGGGGAAGCGACAGCTATTCTTGCAGGAGATGCCCTGCTTACACATGCGTTTGAAACCGTGTGCCGAACAATGGAAGCAGGTGTGCCTGCTGCGCGTGTTGTCCAGATCGTACAGGAATTGTCTGTTTTTGCGGGTGCCCAGGGCATGGTCGGTGGTCAGTGCGCTGATATGGAAGGAGAAAATCGGTCACTGACACTCGAAGAACTTCAGTACATTCATCGTCATAAAACCGGAGATCTCCTCGTGTTCTGTGTGCGGGCGGGTGCTTTGCTTGGGGATGCTTCTGCAGAGCAACTCGATGCTTTAACAACGTATGCGGAGCGAATCGGTCTGGCCTTTCAAATTCAGGATGACATTCTGGATGTGGTTGGAGATGAGGCGAAGATTGGCAAGCCGGTCGGAAGTGATGAAGAACGGCAGAAGTCCACGTATCCGGGCTTGCTCGGTCTTGATGAGTCTCGCCGTCTACTTGTTTGTGCGATTGCAGAAGCTCACGAAGCGCTCTCGGTAGCCGGATTGCCGAATGATGCCATGCTGCGTGCCCTTGCGGATTTCATTATGAATCGGGATCATTAAAAAAAAGCCGCAACTTTATGTTGCGGCTTCTCGTATTGGTGTTTATAACAGGTTTGTGATACTATGTTTTTAATTTGAAAATGAAATTATAGATGAACGTGGGAAAGTGAGGAGTTTTACTTGTTAGCAACTATCAACTCCCCTCAAGATGTAAAAAAACTTGCACTTCCTCAGCTTTCTAAGCTGGCAGGGGAGATTCGTGAATTTTTGATAAAAAATTTATCGGCAACAGGCGGACATCTCGCACCGAACCTAGGGGTTGTAGAATTGACGCTTGCCCTGCATTATGTGTATAACAGTCCAGAAGATAAGCTTATTTGGGATGTCGGACATCAGGC
It contains:
- the folD gene encoding bifunctional methylenetetrahydrofolate dehydrogenase/methenyltetrahydrofolate cyclohydrolase FolD, translated to MSAHVIVGTEVAADIRAALKEEVAQLKEQGIHPGLAVILVGDDPASHSYVKGKEKGCEEVGIYSEVVRRDTSITEEELLNLVRGFNENPNIHGILVQLPLPKHISEKAVIDTISPAKDVDGFTPINVGNMMIGDECFLPCTPHGVIELIKRSGQEIAGKHAVVVGRSNIVGKPVSMLLLQENATVTIAHSRTKDLASITKQADILVVAVGRAGMIGPEHVRDGAIVIDVGVNRNEAGKLVGDVKFDEVKEVASYITPVPRGVGPMTITMLLKNTVESAKRLAN
- the xseA gene encoding exodeoxyribonuclease VII large subunit — protein: MNESREIFSVKQLTRYIKDRIEFDDVLQNVWVQGELSNFVHHSRGHMYFTVKDEESKIKGVMFAGHNRYLKFLPKNGTRVLLRGSVSVYERDGQYQLYVKEMQPDGIGSLYLAYEQLKERLAQEGLFDPTHKRPLPAYPHTVGVITSPTGAAVRDIMTTIRRRYPLARVLLFPVAVQGERAVPSICHAIEEMNVRGDADVLIVGRGGGSIEELWAFNEEAVARSIYRSHIPVISAVGHETDVTIADFVADVRAATPTAAAELAVPHMDELRDRVVVLTRRLGSALRGEVRQMRVRLDKVQRSYVLRQPARQLIQHEQRLDRMCERLTNAMVRTAERRKARLERVQERLAAYSPATAVRRNQDGVAMLSARLVRAMQACLHTREQQLDRNLAKLDALSPLKVMRRGYSLVFRQDKKDAKLVTTIDGVQTGDALTVRLADGSLSCRVEGTEKRENT
- the xseB gene encoding exodeoxyribonuclease VII small subunit — protein: MSKRKQAEVPFEEAMQKLEEVVGQLEAGDVPLETAIALFQEGMELSKLCSRKLSDVEQKIEMLLEQEGETTVVPFVLEGEDK
- a CDS encoding polyprenyl synthetase family protein, giving the protein MRERAELVGARLIEEITNDAIPATLQEAMLYSLAAGGKRLRPILLLAVLEAFGKPQVLGMPAACAIEMIHTYSLIHDDLPGMDNDDLRRGRPTNHKVYGEATAILAGDALLTHAFETVCRTMEAGVPAARVVQIVQELSVFAGAQGMVGGQCADMEGENRSLTLEELQYIHRHKTGDLLVFCVRAGALLGDASAEQLDALTTYAERIGLAFQIQDDILDVVGDEAKIGKPVGSDEERQKSTYPGLLGLDESRRLLVCAIAEAHEALSVAGLPNDAMLRALADFIMNRDH